In the Manis javanica isolate MJ-LG chromosome 12, MJ_LKY, whole genome shotgun sequence genome, one interval contains:
- the PRKRA gene encoding interferon-inducible double-stranded RNA-dependent protein kinase activator A isoform X2, which produces MSQSRHRAAASPLEREDSGTFSLGKMITAKPGKTPIQVLHEYGMKTKNIPVYECERSDVQVHVPTFTFRVTVGDITCTGEGTSKKLAKHRAAEAAINILKANASICFAVPDPSMPDPSKQPKNQLNPIGSLQELAIHHGWRLPEYTLSQEGGPAHKREYTTICRLESFMETGKGASKKQAKRNAAEKFLAKFSNISPENHISLTNVVGHSLGCTWHSLRNSPGEKINLLKRSLLSIPNTDYIQLLSEIAKEQGFNITYLDIEELSANGQYQCLAELSTSPITVCHGSGISCSNAQSDAAHNALQYLKIIAERK; this is translated from the exons ATGTCCCAGAGCAGGCATCGCGCCGCGGCCTCGCCGCTCGAGCGCGAGGACAGCGGGACCTTCAG TTTGGGGAAGATGATTACAGCTAAACCGGGGAAAACACCGATTCAGGTATTACACGAATACGGCATGAAGACCAAGAACATACCGGTCTATGAATGTGAAAGATCCGATGTGCAAGTACACGTGCCCACGTTCACCTTCCGAGTAACTGTTGGTGACATAACCTGCACAG GTGAAGGTACAAGTAAGAAGCTGGCGAAACATAGAGCTGCAGAGGCTGCCATAAACATTTTGAAAGCCAATGCAAGTATTTG ctTTGCAGTTCCTGACCCCTCAATGCCTGACCCTTCCAAGCAACCAAAGAACCAGCTTAATCCTATTGGTTCATTACAG GAATTGGCTATTCATCATGGCTGGAGACTTCCTGAATATACCCTTTCCCAGGAGGGAGGGCCTGCTCATAAGAgagaatataccacaatttgcaGGCTAGAGTCTTTTATGGAAACTG gaAAGGGAGCATCAAAAAAACAAGCCAAGAGAAATGCTGCTGAGAAATTTCTTGCAAAATTCAGTAATATTTCCCCAGAAAACCACATTTCTTTA ACAAATGTAGTGGGACATTCTTTAGGATGTACTTGGCATTCCTTGAGGAATTCTCCTGGTGAAAAGATCAACTTACTAAAAAGAAGCCTCCTCAGCATTCCAAATACAGATTATATCCAGCTGCTTAGTGAAATCGCCAAAGAACAAGGTTTTAATATAACATATTTGGATAtag AAGAACTGAGCGCCAACGGACAGTACCAGTGTCTCGCTGAACTGTCCACCAGTCCCATCACAGTCTGTCACGGCTCTGGGATCTCCTGCAGCAATGCTCAGAGTGATGCAGCTCACAACGCTTTGCAGTATTTAAAGATAATAGCAGAAAGAAAGTAA
- the PRKRA gene encoding interferon-inducible double-stranded RNA-dependent protein kinase activator A isoform X1 yields the protein MVGRALGPACSAARGPGSAAWPRLFCVLGRCAVWASLGKMITAKPGKTPIQVLHEYGMKTKNIPVYECERSDVQVHVPTFTFRVTVGDITCTGEGTSKKLAKHRAAEAAINILKANASICFAVPDPSMPDPSKQPKNQLNPIGSLQELAIHHGWRLPEYTLSQEGGPAHKREYTTICRLESFMETGKGASKKQAKRNAAEKFLAKFSNISPENHISLTNVVGHSLGCTWHSLRNSPGEKINLLKRSLLSIPNTDYIQLLSEIAKEQGFNITYLDIEELSANGQYQCLAELSTSPITVCHGSGISCSNAQSDAAHNALQYLKIIAERK from the exons ATGGTTGGGCGGGCGCTTGGCCCCGCCTGCTCGGCGGCTCGCGGGCCGGGGTCTGCGGCCTGGCCCCGCCTCTTCTGCGTCCTGGGGCGGTGCGCTGTGTGGGCCAG TTTGGGGAAGATGATTACAGCTAAACCGGGGAAAACACCGATTCAGGTATTACACGAATACGGCATGAAGACCAAGAACATACCGGTCTATGAATGTGAAAGATCCGATGTGCAAGTACACGTGCCCACGTTCACCTTCCGAGTAACTGTTGGTGACATAACCTGCACAG GTGAAGGTACAAGTAAGAAGCTGGCGAAACATAGAGCTGCAGAGGCTGCCATAAACATTTTGAAAGCCAATGCAAGTATTTG ctTTGCAGTTCCTGACCCCTCAATGCCTGACCCTTCCAAGCAACCAAAGAACCAGCTTAATCCTATTGGTTCATTACAG GAATTGGCTATTCATCATGGCTGGAGACTTCCTGAATATACCCTTTCCCAGGAGGGAGGGCCTGCTCATAAGAgagaatataccacaatttgcaGGCTAGAGTCTTTTATGGAAACTG gaAAGGGAGCATCAAAAAAACAAGCCAAGAGAAATGCTGCTGAGAAATTTCTTGCAAAATTCAGTAATATTTCCCCAGAAAACCACATTTCTTTA ACAAATGTAGTGGGACATTCTTTAGGATGTACTTGGCATTCCTTGAGGAATTCTCCTGGTGAAAAGATCAACTTACTAAAAAGAAGCCTCCTCAGCATTCCAAATACAGATTATATCCAGCTGCTTAGTGAAATCGCCAAAGAACAAGGTTTTAATATAACATATTTGGATAtag AAGAACTGAGCGCCAACGGACAGTACCAGTGTCTCGCTGAACTGTCCACCAGTCCCATCACAGTCTGTCACGGCTCTGGGATCTCCTGCAGCAATGCTCAGAGTGATGCAGCTCACAACGCTTTGCAGTATTTAAAGATAATAGCAGAAAGAAAGTAA